The genomic DNA CTGCTAATAGTATCCAGGATGGCTACGGCTATAAGGATCGCGTTGCGAAGCCGGCGGAGGTTCGTCGTCCCGATGTTGTTGGCCCGGCTGCGGCGATCCCATATTGACGTTGTCGTAGCCAGGCGCCGGTCGTGGTCGACTCGAATATGAATCATCGGCGCAGCCGGCCACCATGGCACCTATCAGAAGGGCAAAGGGCAGAGCGCATAGAATACGAATCATACGAAACCTCCTTCGTGAATCAGAATTATTCTGATGCATTTCGCATCCAATCAGTCTGCTGTACGTGCACGATACCGCTACCTGACAATCCTTCTCCAACCTGCGAAGAGTCAAGGGATCATTTGAATTCTGGATCGTTTTCCTGGCTTCCGCCACTCCCATGGCGGTATAGGCCGCGGATCAATCCATAGCCCTCGTTTGGCTTCTCGTGCCTCTGCCTCGAACCCTTCAAGAACCATGTCATCCGGGGCGTACGTTCGGTACCACCAGCACCACCCGTCTTTGACCAGTTTCTGGTTCACATTCGTGGCGTCCGCGAGGACGATATCGGCCACCACCCGCTTATAACGATCCGTGTCGTGACGCTGAATCGTCACCGTTCGACCAAATAATACTAAGGCAGACAAAGCCCACTTCGCGACCGTCCAGAACGGCTGGCCTTTCTCGGGGCAATCGATGCCGTGGAGACGAATCCTTTGGGCTTTCCGGTCATGCACGACTTCAATAGTGTCACCATCCAGGACAGAGATGACGGATACATTTAGCTCAGCAGCTAGGAGCTCGCGGTCTGAATGCAGCAGCCAGAGACACAGTATGAGTAGTCGGAATATAAGATAGGTTGGCAAGAGAGAGAAGAGGTGATCGCAAGACGACTCTTAGGAGTTGTCCCCGCCAGCACCAATCAGGCTTCGCTGTTTCTTCCCACGTGATCGAGACTTGCATGGACAAAGTATGGTCGGTGGCCTCCTCAGTGCCATATAGCAACCGTCATTGGCTCATGCGCCCCTGGAGTCTCAAGGCTTAGGGGGTTTTGTTTGATCGCTGGAGTGTCGACAGGTGGTACATTGGTTTGTCAGAACAGTTGAGTATTATCAAATGGCGTTGATCCACATGCATATACTTTCTAGATTATTCATGGGGTGCATGATGATCATGACGCTGTTTTCCACGACGAGCTGCGCTCAACCGCCCCCAATAGACAAAAAATACTATTCCTCGCGTCTTTATGACCTGCCGTATGAACGGGTGTTCAATGCCGTGCATGCTCGTGTGGCTGAGTACCCAATGGGCATGGCGGAAGCTAATGAGACCGATGGGATCGTCAAGAGCCGCATCGGCAGCACGACGCCGGGCAGCAGCGCGACCGTAGGCTACCAAATTACCGTGGTTATATTGCAGGCAGGGAAACGAAGGCGAGTGACCCCAGACTGGCACATGAACGTCTCATCGGAACGCTCTCAGCCTCATCTGGTTCCAATCAGTATCGACGAACGGCCTCGGCTCTATGTAGAATTCTTCGAGGAACTTGACAAG from Candidatus Nitrospira nitrificans includes the following:
- a CDS encoding thermonuclease family protein, with the translated sequence MHDRKAQRIRLHGIDCPEKGQPFWTVAKWALSALVLFGRTVTIQRHDTDRYKRVVADIVLADATNVNQKLVKDGWCWWYRTYAPDDMVLEGFEAEAREAKRGLWIDPRPIPPWEWRKPGKRSRIQMIP